From Polaribacter butkevichii, a single genomic window includes:
- a CDS encoding SusC/RagA family TonB-linked outer membrane protein encodes MKLKTNFILTLFWAFVVQVSFAQSKMISGTISDKTGVLPGVSVLVKSTNKGTESDFDGKYVISAKAGDVLVFRYLGMKTLEKTVGTGSVLNAVLEEDSQSLDEVVITGITTTDKRLFTGSATSIKASEVKLDGVPEIGRALEGRAAGVTVQNVSGTFGAAPKIRIRGATSIYGSSKPLWVVDGVIMEDVIELTSDALSSGDATTLISSAISGLNPDDIQSFEVLKDGSATSIYGARAMAGVIVITTKKGKAGVSSFNYTNETTFRMRPSYSNFNIMNSQDQMSVYEEMRSAGWLNYSDIGNASESGVYGEMYNGYNEYNSNGTPLVENTPEGRAAFLKQAELRNTNWFKELFNINAMQSHSISMSSGTDRANYYGSVSALVDPGWTKSSSVNRYTANFKSIFKITDKLTLNAISNASFRKQRAPGTLSQDTDVVTGEVKRDFDINPYSFALNSSRALDPDKFYTRNYADFNIVKELEENYIDINNTDLRFQGQLNYKINPEMEISVLGAIKHQTTSIEHNTTEFSNQANAYRAMGNEVVRENNPFLYSDPDDEFAVPVSVLPEGGIYRRTDYNLFGYDFRAMYSYKNIFNEDHTVNFYGGAELNAVDRKNTNFTGWGLQYSLGEIPFYDYNLFKQGIEENNLYYGMENTRKRNLAFYGNALYSWKRRYTILGTLRYEGSNKLGKSTSARWLPTWNVSGAWNAHEEEFFESLRPIVNSFTLKASYSLTADSGPYYVTNSVAEIKSENPWRPSAGTKESSLYISSLANGELTYEKKHEINIGAEASFLKDDRLSVAVDWYKRDNFDLIGRVNTQGIGGELTKYGNVASMTSDGVELSISATPFKNDDFSWQTSFVYSKITNKVTELETRQRVIDLVTGNGFAREGYPVRSIFSIPFEGLNAEGLPTFKDQDGNVTVGDIYFQERDKLDFLEYSGSADPTDVGSFGNIFKYKNLSLNVFTTFSFGNVVRLNPVFSSSYTDLASLPKEYQDRWVVPGDENITNVPVIATQRQRYNYGNTVLATAYNAYNYSDARIAKGDFIRLKQVSLAYNFPKNVVESLNVNSLALKLQATNLFLLYSDDKLNGQDPEFYNSGGVASPLAKQITFTLRLGL; translated from the coding sequence ATGAAATTAAAAACTAACTTTATTTTAACGCTCTTTTGGGCGTTTGTAGTGCAAGTTTCTTTTGCACAAAGTAAAATGATATCAGGAACTATTTCTGATAAAACAGGTGTTTTGCCAGGAGTTTCGGTTCTTGTGAAAAGTACCAATAAAGGAACGGAGTCCGATTTTGATGGTAAATACGTTATCTCAGCAAAAGCAGGAGATGTTTTGGTGTTTAGATATCTTGGGATGAAAACCTTAGAAAAAACAGTTGGAACAGGAAGTGTCTTAAATGCGGTACTTGAAGAGGATTCTCAAAGTTTAGATGAGGTTGTAATTACAGGTATTACTACTACAGATAAACGTTTATTTACTGGTTCTGCTACTTCTATAAAAGCTTCTGAAGTGAAGTTAGATGGGGTTCCAGAAATAGGTAGGGCTTTAGAGGGGCGAGCAGCAGGGGTTACTGTGCAAAATGTTTCTGGTACTTTTGGTGCCGCACCAAAAATTAGAATTCGTGGTGCAACTTCAATTTATGGTAGTTCAAAACCATTATGGGTTGTAGATGGTGTAATTATGGAAGATGTAATAGAGTTAACTTCAGATGCACTTTCTTCTGGAGATGCAACAACTTTAATAAGTTCTGCAATCTCTGGTTTAAACCCTGATGATATTCAGAGTTTTGAAGTTTTAAAAGATGGTTCTGCAACCTCTATTTATGGAGCAAGAGCAATGGCTGGTGTAATTGTTATTACAACTAAAAAAGGTAAAGCAGGAGTAAGTTCTTTTAATTATACGAATGAAACTACTTTTAGAATGAGACCTTCTTATAGTAATTTTAATATCATGAATTCTCAAGATCAAATGTCTGTGTATGAAGAAATGCGTTCTGCAGGTTGGTTAAATTATTCAGATATTGGAAATGCATCAGAAAGTGGGGTTTATGGAGAAATGTATAACGGATACAATGAGTATAACTCAAATGGAACTCCGCTTGTAGAGAATACTCCAGAAGGAAGAGCTGCTTTTCTTAAGCAGGCAGAACTTAGAAATACCAATTGGTTTAAGGAGTTGTTTAATATTAATGCAATGCAAAGTCATTCTATTAGTATGTCTTCTGGAACAGATAGAGCAAACTATTATGGTTCTGTAAGTGCTTTAGTAGATCCGGGTTGGACCAAGTCTAGTAGTGTAAATCGTTATACTGCCAATTTTAAATCGATATTTAAAATAACAGATAAGTTAACTTTAAATGCTATTAGTAATGCTTCGTTTAGAAAACAAAGAGCTCCAGGTACTTTGTCTCAAGATACAGATGTGGTAACGGGTGAGGTAAAAAGAGATTTTGATATTAATCCATATTCTTTTGCCTTAAACTCTTCAAGAGCCTTAGATCCAGATAAATTTTATACAAGAAACTATGCAGATTTTAATATTGTAAAAGAGTTAGAGGAAAACTACATAGATATTAATAATACAGATTTAAGATTTCAAGGACAGTTAAACTATAAAATTAATCCAGAAATGGAAATTTCTGTTTTAGGTGCTATAAAACATCAAACAACTTCTATAGAACATAATACTACAGAATTCTCTAACCAAGCAAATGCTTATAGAGCAATGGGTAATGAGGTTGTAAGAGAAAATAATCCTTTCTTATATTCAGATCCAGATGATGAATTTGCTGTACCCGTTAGTGTTTTACCAGAAGGAGGTATATACAGACGTACAGATTACAATTTATTTGGATACGATTTTAGAGCAATGTATTCTTACAAAAATATCTTTAACGAAGATCATACCGTTAACTTTTATGGGGGTGCAGAATTAAATGCTGTTGATAGAAAAAATACAAATTTTACAGGTTGGGGATTACAATACTCCTTAGGAGAAATTCCTTTTTATGATTACAATTTGTTTAAACAAGGTATTGAAGAAAACAATTTGTATTATGGAATGGAAAATACAAGAAAAAGAAATTTAGCCTTTTATGGTAATGCATTATATTCTTGGAAAAGACGATATACTATTTTAGGAACATTACGTTATGAAGGTTCTAATAAATTAGGGAAATCTACAAGTGCTAGATGGTTACCTACTTGGAATGTTTCTGGTGCTTGGAATGCTCATGAAGAAGAATTTTTTGAAAGTTTACGACCAATTGTAAATAGTTTTACTTTAAAAGCTTCTTATAGTTTAACGGCAGATAGCGGACCGTATTATGTTACAAATTCTGTAGCGGAAATTAAGAGTGAAAATCCTTGGAGACCTTCTGCAGGAACAAAAGAAAGTTCTTTGTATATCAGTTCTTTGGCAAACGGAGAATTAACGTATGAAAAGAAACATGAAATTAATATTGGAGCTGAAGCATCATTTTTAAAAGACGATCGTTTAAGTGTAGCTGTAGATTGGTATAAGAGAGATAATTTTGATTTGATTGGTAGGGTAAATACACAAGGTATTGGTGGTGAATTAACAAAGTATGGAAATGTAGCGTCTATGACTTCTGATGGAGTTGAGTTATCTATTTCTGCAACACCATTTAAAAATGATGATTTTAGCTGGCAAACAAGTTTTGTTTATTCAAAAATTACAAATAAGGTAACAGAATTAGAAACAAGACAAAGAGTTATCGATTTAGTTACTGGTAATGGTTTTGCAAGAGAAGGTTACCCTGTTAGATCTATCTTTTCAATACCTTTCGAAGGCTTAAATGCTGAAGGTTTACCTACTTTTAAAGACCAAGACGGTAATGTTACTGTAGGTGATATCTATTTTCAAGAAAGAGATAAATTAGATTTTTTAGAATATTCTGGTTCTGCTGATCCAACAGATGTAGGTAGTTTTGGTAATATATTTAAATATAAAAATTTAAGTTTAAATGTGTTTACTACGTTTTCTTTTGGAAATGTGGTAAGGTTAAACCCTGTTTTTAGTTCGAGTTATACAGATCTTGCATCTTTACCAAAAGAATATCAAGATAGATGGGTTGTGCCAGGAGATGAAAACATAACCAATGTGCCTGTAATAGCAACACAAAGACAACGTTATAATTACGGTAATACTGTTTTAGCAACAGCGTATAATGCATACAATTATTCTGATGCACGTATTGCAAAAGGAGACTTTATACGTTTAAAACAAGTTTCTTTAGCGTATAACTTTCCTAAAAATGTTGTAGAGAGTTTAAATGTAAATAGTTTGGCTCTTAAATTACAAGCAACTAATTTATTTTTATTGTATTCGGATGATAAACTAAATGGTCAAGATCCTGAGTTTTATAACTCTGGAGGTGTTGCAAGTCCTTTAGCTAAACAAATAACATTTACATTAAGATTAGGTCTATAA
- a CDS encoding zinc-binding metallopeptidase produces MKKIIYIFIAAMCSTAIFTSCEETDLPSPDKSVIKVENGIENQFDVFLRREFVSKYNVELLYKLPDIESDLNYYVVPSDYEKSIKMANLINYYFFDPFKEVGSLDFIKKTTPKMFVLVGSGAYNNNGTVLLGTAEGGLKVVLYDINSIDVTNIEVLNDRYFRTIYHEFGHILHQNKPYTRDFEKITGTTYVQDEWSTIWGSGESLEAGYISNYASNQPSDDFVELIAHYITKSPTEWSDIITAAGDEGGPIITQKLTIIKSYLKESWNIDMDDLRDNILVRQQNLNNLDLDNIN; encoded by the coding sequence ATGAAAAAAATAATATATATATTCATAGCAGCAATGTGTTCTACAGCTATTTTTACAAGTTGTGAAGAAACAGATTTGCCGTCTCCAGATAAAAGTGTAATTAAAGTAGAGAATGGTATTGAAAACCAATTCGATGTTTTTTTAAGAAGAGAGTTTGTTTCTAAGTATAATGTAGAATTGTTATATAAATTACCAGATATTGAATCTGATTTAAATTATTATGTAGTACCATCAGATTATGAGAAATCTATAAAGATGGCCAATTTAATAAATTATTACTTTTTTGATCCTTTTAAAGAAGTAGGTTCGTTAGATTTTATAAAAAAAACAACACCTAAAATGTTTGTTTTAGTTGGGTCTGGAGCATATAATAACAACGGTACCGTACTTTTAGGAACTGCAGAAGGTGGGTTAAAAGTTGTTTTGTATGATATAAACAGTATAGATGTAACTAATATAGAGGTTTTAAATGACCGTTATTTTAGAACTATCTATCATGAGTTTGGGCATATCTTACATCAAAATAAGCCATATACAAGAGATTTTGAAAAAATTACGGGTACTACTTATGTTCAAGATGAATGGAGTACAATTTGGGGGTCAGGAGAATCTTTAGAGGCAGGATATATAAGTAATTATGCTAGTAATCAACCAAGTGATGATTTTGTAGAGTTAATTGCTCATTATATAACTAAATCTCCTACAGAATGGTCAGATATCATTACTGCAGCAGGTGATGAAGGAGGTCCGATAATTACACAAAAATTAACAATTATAAAAAGTTACCTAAAAGAAAGTTGGAATATTGATATGGATGATTTACGAGATAATATTCTAGTAAGGCAACAAAACTTAAATAACTTAGATTTAGATAACATAAATTAA
- a CDS encoding HU family DNA-binding protein: protein MTKADIVSKISDKSGIEKTDVLATVEAFMTEVKDALENGDNVYLRGFGSFIIKTRAEKTGRNISKNTTIKIPAHNIPAFKPAKTFTEGVKSKVVVK from the coding sequence ATGACGAAAGCAGATATCGTATCAAAAATTTCAGATAAATCAGGGATTGAAAAAACAGATGTATTAGCAACTGTTGAAGCATTCATGACTGAAGTTAAAGATGCATTAGAAAATGGCGACAACGTTTATTTAAGAGGTTTTGGTAGTTTTATTATCAAAACAAGAGCAGAAAAAACTGGGAGAAATATTTCTAAAAATACTACAATTAAGATTCCAGCACACAATATTCCAGCCTTTAAACCGGCAAAAACTTTTACAGAAGGAGTAAAAAGTAAAGTAGTAGTTAAGTAA
- a CDS encoding DUF4302 domain-containing protein has translation MKKYIIKSLLLIFITVLIISCDDNESRVFDTSPSERIDASIDEYSSLLNSSENGWVLEYYPESNQQFGGFNYVIKFKENEESTVFYEGADDITVSESSTYDIIAYGGAVLTFNTYNKYMHEFANPSGALYQAKQGDYEFAFQSNENDVITLKGIKSGNTMSLLKLTETPEEYLAKVNDISYSISLASGIAINGEDSSVSLGNRHISFTTAEEEINMAYIFTTTGIKLYESITIAGNVIREFTLDKAQSQLVSLDGNVVIDLIVAPFNINQDWSIDTTLASDTSADFFSKYAGIYGANGAIYGETLERSISIGNTVNGSGLQFRSKASATTTWTAEYNLAFSPIVGKPNQLAIAKVGEGLNWSFYTHLNPLLDYVVDNAPYTAEPNTPANPTEVKLTSTVDANAWFVIKL, from the coding sequence ATGAAAAAATATATAATAAAATCTTTACTATTAATTTTCATTACCGTTTTAATTATTTCATGTGACGATAATGAATCAAGAGTATTTGATACATCCCCTTCTGAAAGAATAGATGCATCAATTGATGAATATTCAAGCTTGTTAAACTCGTCAGAGAATGGTTGGGTGTTAGAATATTACCCAGAATCTAACCAGCAATTCGGTGGATTTAATTATGTTATTAAGTTTAAGGAGAATGAAGAGTCAACTGTTTTTTATGAAGGAGCAGACGATATTACTGTATCTGAGTCTTCTACTTATGATATTATTGCTTATGGTGGTGCAGTTTTAACATTTAATACGTATAACAAATACATGCATGAGTTTGCAAATCCTAGTGGTGCGCTATACCAAGCAAAACAAGGAGATTACGAATTTGCTTTTCAATCAAATGAAAATGATGTAATTACTCTAAAGGGTATAAAATCTGGTAATACAATGAGCTTGTTAAAGCTTACTGAAACACCAGAAGAGTATTTAGCAAAAGTAAATGATATTAGTTACAGTATTTCTTTGGCTTCAGGTATAGCTATTAACGGAGAAGATTCTTCAGTAAGTTTAGGAAATCGTCATATTTCTTTTACCACAGCTGAAGAAGAAATTAATATGGCGTATATTTTTACAACTACGGGTATTAAATTATACGAATCAATTACTATTGCAGGTAACGTTATAAGAGAATTTACTTTAGATAAAGCTCAAAGCCAATTAGTATCTCTTGATGGTAATGTTGTTATCGATTTAATTGTTGCTCCTTTTAATATAAACCAAGATTGGAGTATTGACACTACGTTAGCTTCTGATACATCTGCAGATTTTTTTAGTAAATATGCAGGTATATATGGTGCTAATGGAGCTATTTATGGAGAAACTTTAGAGAGATCAATTTCAATTGGTAACACTGTTAATGGTAGCGGTCTTCAATTTCGTTCAAAGGCATCAGCAACAACAACGTGGACTGCTGAGTATAATTTAGCTTTTTCACCTATAGTAGGTAAACCAAATCAGTTAGCTATTGCTAAAGTTGGTGAAGGTTTAAATTGGTCTTTTTACACACATTTAAATCCTCTGTTAGATTATGTTGTTGATAATGCACCATATACTGCAGAACCAAATACACCAGCAAACCCAACGGAAGTTAAATTAACTAGTACAGTTGATGCAAATGCTTGGTTTGTTATTAAACTATAA
- a CDS encoding endonuclease/exonuclease/phosphatase family protein, with product MKNKLFFIFMLVLSITTCNAQKNGKKYKIRTIAFYNLENLFDTINDVNKNDEASPMMELKSNRSKVYWDKIEKLSSTIAQIGADKTNTSPAIIGVSEVENLNVLEDLIHSKHLIKNNYGIIHYDSPDKRGIDVALLYQKKYFNPIHHEAFNPKIFKDNYPVYTRDQLLVSGYLDDELIHIIVNHWPSRRGGEAASRPNREKAAYQNTKIIAQVREQDEDAKILIMGDFNDDPINSSFKNVLKTKSRKKNVNEGDLYNPYEDMFRRGFNTLKYRDKINLFDMIFFTSPLLNKGEKDFSTYKMYKAMIFNKRFLTTKKGKYKGYPFRSFSNGGYTGGYSDHYPVYLYLIKEAK from the coding sequence ATGAAAAATAAATTGTTTTTTATTTTTATGCTAGTATTGTCTATTACTACTTGTAATGCTCAGAAAAATGGAAAAAAATATAAAATTAGAACCATTGCTTTTTACAATCTAGAAAACTTATTTGACACCATTAATGATGTAAATAAAAATGATGAGGCAAGCCCGATGATGGAGTTAAAATCGAACAGATCTAAGGTTTATTGGGATAAAATTGAAAAACTGAGTAGCACAATTGCTCAAATTGGTGCAGATAAAACCAATACAAGTCCGGCAATTATAGGAGTTTCTGAAGTAGAAAATTTAAATGTTTTAGAAGATTTAATACACTCTAAACACTTAATAAAAAATAATTACGGAATTATACATTACGATTCTCCTGATAAAAGAGGGATCGATGTTGCTTTGTTATATCAGAAAAAATATTTTAATCCTATTCATCACGAAGCCTTTAACCCGAAGATATTTAAAGATAATTACCCAGTTTACACTAGAGATCAATTATTAGTTTCTGGTTACCTAGATGATGAATTGATACACATCATTGTAAACCATTGGCCTTCTAGAAGGGGCGGAGAAGCCGCAAGTAGACCAAACAGAGAAAAAGCAGCCTACCAGAACACAAAAATAATAGCGCAGGTTAGAGAGCAAGACGAGGACGCTAAAATTTTAATTATGGGCGATTTTAATGATGATCCTATAAATTCTAGTTTTAAAAATGTATTAAAAACAAAAAGCAGAAAGAAAAACGTAAACGAAGGAGATTTGTACAACCCTTATGAAGACATGTTTAGAAGAGGTTTTAACACTTTAAAATACAGGGATAAAATAAATTTATTTGACATGATTTTCTTTACGTCGCCTTTATTAAATAAAGGTGAAAAAGATTTTTCTACTTATAAAATGTACAAAGCGATGATTTTTAACAAACGTTTTTTAACTACTAAAAAAGGAAAATACAAAGGATATCCTTTTAGAAGTTTTTCTAACGGTGGGTATACGGGTGGGTATTCTGATCATTATCCTGTTTATTTATATTTAATTAAAGAGGCTAAATAG
- a CDS encoding Rne/Rng family ribonuclease, translated as MKTELIIRSNSSDIDFALLRDGKLIELNNETSDNKFSVGDIFLAKIGKVLTGLNAAFVNVGYPKDGFLHYHDLGAQVNSLNTFIKKVSTGKYKEFTLKNFQKEEDINKDGSINQVLKTGQNLLVQIVKEPISTKGPRLSSELSIAGRYLVLVPFSNRVSVSQKIADPKEKERLKRLAKSIKPKGFGVILRTVAEGKKVAELDKDLQNSLERWVRMCKSIPNTNTPTKILSELNRASSILRDVMNDSFTSIVTNDETLKEEIKEYLQEIYPEKEKIVKLHRSETPIFEKYGIERQIKTSFGKTVSMSRGAYLVIEHTEALHVIDVNSGNRSNKAGSQEDTALEVNLISATEIARQLQLRDMGGIIVVDFIDMHKAENRNKLFQHLKDQMALDRTKHKILPPSKFGLVQITRQRVRPELSIKTTEANPNKNGEVEAPIVLLDKIEADLEKFMSNSKDGKIQLNVHPFIAAYLTKGVNSIRFKWYLKHKKWITIIPRDAYTYLYYKFKTSKS; from the coding sequence ATGAAAACAGAATTAATAATTCGTTCAAATTCATCTGATATTGATTTTGCCTTATTAAGAGATGGAAAACTTATTGAATTAAATAATGAAACTAGTGATAACAAATTCTCGGTTGGCGATATATTTTTAGCCAAAATAGGAAAAGTTTTAACTGGTTTAAATGCAGCCTTTGTAAATGTAGGGTACCCAAAAGACGGGTTTTTACATTATCATGATTTAGGTGCGCAAGTAAACTCATTAAATACATTCATTAAGAAAGTAAGCACAGGTAAGTATAAAGAATTCACTTTAAAAAACTTCCAAAAGGAAGAAGACATTAACAAAGACGGTAGTATTAACCAAGTACTAAAAACAGGGCAAAACCTATTAGTACAAATTGTAAAAGAACCTATTTCTACAAAAGGACCCAGACTAAGTTCTGAGTTATCAATAGCAGGTAGATATTTGGTTTTAGTTCCTTTTTCTAACCGAGTTTCTGTTTCTCAAAAAATAGCAGACCCAAAAGAAAAAGAACGTTTAAAAAGATTAGCAAAGAGCATTAAACCGAAAGGGTTTGGTGTTATTTTAAGAACTGTTGCCGAAGGAAAAAAAGTAGCAGAATTAGATAAAGATTTGCAAAACTCATTAGAACGTTGGGTAAGAATGTGTAAAAGTATACCTAATACAAACACACCAACAAAAATTTTAAGCGAGTTAAACAGAGCATCTTCTATATTAAGAGATGTAATGAATGATTCTTTTACAAGTATTGTAACAAATGATGAAACTTTGAAAGAAGAAATAAAAGAATATTTACAAGAAATTTATCCCGAAAAGGAAAAAATTGTAAAATTACACAGATCCGAAACTCCTATTTTTGAAAAATACGGAATAGAAAGACAAATTAAAACATCATTTGGTAAAACAGTTTCTATGAGTAGAGGTGCCTATTTAGTAATAGAGCACACAGAAGCATTACACGTTATTGATGTAAATAGCGGAAACCGTTCTAACAAAGCTGGCTCTCAAGAAGATACTGCATTAGAAGTAAATTTAATTTCAGCTACAGAAATAGCACGCCAGTTACAACTGCGTGATATGGGAGGAATTATAGTTGTAGATTTTATTGATATGCACAAAGCTGAAAACAGAAATAAACTATTTCAGCATCTAAAAGACCAAATGGCTTTAGATAGAACAAAGCACAAAATATTACCTCCAAGTAAATTTGGATTGGTACAAATTACAAGACAAAGGGTAAGACCCGAGTTAAGTATAAAAACTACCGAAGCCAACCCAAACAAAAATGGAGAAGTAGAAGCACCAATAGTTTTGTTAGACAAAATTGAGGCAGATTTAGAGAAGTTTATGTCAAACTCTAAAGACGGGAAAATACAGTTAAATGTACATCCCTTTATTGCAGCTTATCTAACAAAAGGAGTAAATTCTATACGTTTTAAATGGTATTTAAAACACAAAAAGTGGATTACAATTATACCTCGTGACGCTTACACATACTTATATTATAAATTTAAAACTTCAAAGTCTTAA
- a CDS encoding RagB/SusD family nutrient uptake outer membrane protein, with translation MKNNKKILFTIFFLSLFAVSCNDFLDELPDNRTEVDNQNKIRKLLVSAYPSTGEAVVAEMSSDNFQDLGDTNPDWERIHQQLVYWEDVTETDNDGPDSVWEGCYGAIAAANQALEGINSVGDLDLSAERGEALITRAYAHFILVNVFSKHYNEQTSGSDLGIPYLEAPETSLNPQYERGTVKDVYEKINKDIEEALPLIRDDIYDVPKYHFTSKAAYAFAARFNLYYQNWEKAKTYASVVLTQNPLSVLRDWAAQGLVNRDQDPLTNAYINDNSSLLNVTSASNAGLIFGPYRVVTRFNHTRNIADTESMYVPLPFGNVTSASYNYRPSNYTASNFDKVVYFKMPYLFEYTDPVAKIGFRRTVYVPFTTDETLLVRAEANVMLKQYGDAINDLNTWTRNFFRNSETTVADVNTFYDGLAYSTEDVPNQKKTLAPKFSVEAGTQENMIHYTLQCRRILTIHEGLRWFDIKRYGITVPRYKSDLVGNISVEDVLKADDARKAIQLPKDVVSAGLTPNPR, from the coding sequence ATGAAAAACAATAAAAAAATATTATTTACAATCTTTTTTTTATCTCTGTTTGCTGTTTCTTGTAACGACTTTTTAGATGAATTACCAGATAATAGAACAGAAGTAGATAATCAGAATAAAATTAGAAAACTGTTAGTTTCTGCTTATCCTTCAACAGGAGAGGCTGTAGTAGCAGAAATGTCTTCAGATAATTTTCAAGATTTAGGAGATACAAACCCAGATTGGGAAAGAATACATCAACAATTAGTTTATTGGGAAGATGTTACAGAAACAGATAATGACGGACCAGATTCAGTTTGGGAAGGATGCTACGGAGCAATTGCTGCAGCAAATCAAGCTTTAGAAGGAATTAATTCTGTTGGAGATCTAGATCTATCTGCAGAAAGAGGAGAGGCTTTAATAACAAGAGCGTATGCGCATTTTATTTTAGTGAATGTTTTTAGTAAACATTATAATGAGCAAACTAGTGGTTCTGATTTAGGAATTCCTTATTTAGAAGCTCCTGAAACAAGCTTAAATCCTCAATACGAAAGAGGTACAGTTAAAGATGTTTACGAGAAAATTAATAAAGATATAGAAGAAGCGTTGCCATTAATTAGAGATGATATTTATGATGTGCCTAAATACCATTTTACATCTAAAGCAGCTTATGCTTTTGCAGCAAGGTTTAATTTATATTATCAAAATTGGGAAAAAGCAAAAACATATGCTTCTGTTGTGCTAACGCAAAATCCATTAAGTGTTTTAAGAGATTGGGCTGCTCAAGGTTTAGTAAATAGAGACCAAGATCCATTAACAAATGCTTACATAAATGATAATAGTAGTCTTTTAAATGTAACATCTGCATCAAATGCAGGTTTAATATTTGGTCCATATAGAGTGGTTACACGTTTTAATCATACGCGTAATATAGCAGACACAGAATCTATGTATGTTCCTTTACCTTTTGGAAACGTAACTTCTGCTAGTTATAATTACCGTCCATCAAATTATACCGCAAGTAATTTTGATAAAGTGGTATACTTTAAAATGCCATATTTATTTGAATATACAGATCCTGTAGCAAAAATTGGTTTTAGAAGAACTGTATATGTACCGTTTACAACAGATGAAACTTTGTTAGTAAGAGCAGAGGCAAATGTAATGTTAAAACAATATGGAGATGCTATAAATGATTTAAATACTTGGACAAGGAATTTTTTCAGAAATAGTGAAACTACAGTGGCAGACGTAAATACTTTTTATGATGGCTTAGCTTACTCAACAGAAGATGTGCCAAATCAAAAGAAAACATTAGCACCTAAATTTAGTGTTGAAGCAGGTACGCAAGAAAATATGATTCATTATACACTTCAGTGTAGAAGAATTTTAACAATTCACGAGGGGTTAAGATGGTTTGATATTAAAAGATATGGAATTACTGTACCTCGTTATAAAAGTGATTTGGTTGGAAACATTAGTGTAGAAGATGTATTAAAAGCAGATGATGCTCGTAAGGCTATTCAATTACCTAAAGATGTTGTTTCTGCAGGATTAACACCAAACCCTAGATAA